Within the Fusobacterium sp. DD2 genome, the region TGCTCATGGAATAAATATAGAAGTTTTTCATAGAGTTGCAACTATTGCTTCTGGTGGTCTTGATTCTTTACCACATTGTGGTGCTGTATTAACTCTTTTAGCAGTTACAAAAATGACTCATAAAGACTCTTATAATGATATTGGAATGGTTTCTTGTGTGATTCCTGTATTTGCCTTAGCAGTAGTTATTATCTTAGGTATGGTTGGAGTTGTTTAATATATATGTCTTTTAAAAATAGAGTGCTATGCACTCTATTTTTATTTTAACAGTCTATTTTTTTATTTGGAGATTTGATATAATATAATTGGAGGTATATTGATGATAAACGAACAAAACAATGAAACTATAATTGATCTTTTAAATAAAAATATGAAAATAATACAAAGAACTGACCACTTTGCATTTTGCATAGATTCACTTCTTATTTCTGAATTTGCATCACTTACAAGAAATACAAATAGAATTGCAGATTTAGGTACAGGAAATGGTGTTATTCCACTTTTTTTGTCTAAAAGAACAAAGGCTAAAATATATGGAGTAGAAATTCAACCAATATCCAGTGATCTAGCTACAAGAAATGTAAAACTTAACAATTTAGAAAATCAGATTGAGATAATCAACGACGATATGAAAAATTGGAAAGCGCATTTCAGACCTAACTCAATGGATTTAGTTGTTTCAAATCCACCTTTTTTTAAATTCAGTGGAGAGAAAAAACAGCTCAATAACTTAAATCAACTTACTTTAGCAAGACATGAGATATCTATTAACCTGGATAGTCTAGTGGAAACTGCAAGTAAGCTTTTAAAAGATAAAGGATATTTTACACTGGTTCACAGGGTGGATAGACTTATGGATATACTTGACACTTTTAAAAAATATGATATTGAACCTAAAAGAATTCAATTCTGTTATTCTAAATTAGGTAAAGAGGGGAAGATTCTTCTCATAGAGGGTGTTAAATATGGAAATCCGGGACTTCGTGTGTTACCGCCACTAATCACTCATGATGATAATGGAAATTATTCTGCAACTGTTTTAGAGATGTTTAAATAGCCGTCAGGGGGAAAGATGCTATGGGAAATCTTGAAAACAAAATTTTAAACCTTGCTAATAAAGCTGGAAAAATTGCTCTTGAAAATGGAGCAGAAACCTATAGAGTTGAAACAATAATATCTCAAATATGCAAAAGATATAATCTGAGTTGTCAATGTTTTGTCTCTATAACTGGAATTATAACCTCAGTTAAAAATGAACAGGGAGAAACTTTCTCATCTGTTGAAAGAATAACTGCCAGAACAATCAATCTAAACAAAGTTCATATGCTCAATGATATTGTAAGAAACTTAGAAACATATACTTTTGATGAGTTGGTATGGGCTATTGATGATGTTTTAGTAAATAGAAGATACAGTAAAATTCTTAACTGCCTTGCATACTGCTTTGGTGCTTTTTCTTTCGCATTTCTATTCAATGGCGGACTTCATGATGCAATCATTGCATCTATAGGTGGAGGTCTGATATTTATAATTTCAGATTTTGCTACTAAAGTTCAATCTAATAGCTTTTTTCTAAATACTTTAGGTGGGTTTTTATGTACTCTAACCTCCTATCTTGGAGTGAGATTAGGTTTTACTAAAACTGTTTCTTTATCAACTATTGGGACAATAATGCTACTTGTTCCAGGTATTGCTCTTACGAATGCAATAAGAGACCTTGCTGCTGGTGATCTTCTCTCAGGAATATCAAGAGCAGTTGAAGCATTTTTAGTTGGTGCAGCTCTTGCATGCGGCACTGGTTTTGCCCTATATCTCATTTATTTCTAGGAGGTACAAATGGAGACAAATACAATTATTCAGATACTGGCAGCTGTTGGAAGTACATTTGCCTTTGGAATTATATATAACTTAAAAGGAAAAAAGCTCATTTTTGCATCTATTGGTGGTGGAATTGGGTGGGCTGTATATGTTTTTTTTAAGTCTCATGGAAATAGTAATCCTGGTTCTTTTTTATTTGCAGCTATGGCAATAACTATATTCTCAGAGATTTCAGCAAGAGTTTTAAAAACTCCTGTTACTTCTACTCTCATAGCAAGTCTTATTCCACTGGTTCCAGGAAGTGGTGTATACTTTACTATGTCATATTTTGTGCAAGGTTATACAGAGATGGCAATATCCAAAGGGATTGAAACTCTCCTTATCACTGTTGCCATAACAGTAGGAATAGTCATGATTTCTGCCTTTTCTCAAATCTACTATAAGATTAAAAAATATGACTTAAAAAAACAGGCACAATTAAAAAAACAAAAATTTAAAAATAAATTATATAAGTAAATAAATAGTGCCAGGAGGTCATCCTCCTGGCACTATCTTTTTACAATAAAGGTTTAATCTTTAACATTTTATGAAAATATTAAATTTTAATTTATTAGCTACATACTTAATCATCTTCTGAGAACGTACACTATTTCCAGCCTTGTCCAAAGGAGGTGAAAATGCAGCTATTCCAGCTACTCCAGGTACTACAGCTAAAAGTCCTCCGCCTACACCACTCTTTCCAGGGAGTCCAACTGTATAAGCCCAGTCTCCAGAGCCATCGTATAGCCCTTCCATCATCATTTCAGCTAAAATTTTTGGTACATTTTCCTTAGATATGACCTTCTCTTTAGTCACTGGATTTATTCCACCATTTGCTAATGTTCCAGCTAAAGTTGCCAGCTCAATAGCTGATACGAGAGTTGAGCATTGACGGGTATATACTTCACACGCATCCATTGGATCACTGTACATATTCCCTGCTGAATATAATAACCATGCTATTGCACGATTATGGAAATTTGTAATCTGTTCTGACTGATTAACCTCATCTGAAAGAGCAACATCTTTACTCATAAGTTTTCTCTGATATTCTAAAATCTGATTCCATCTATCTTCTTTACTGCTGGCTTTTATTATACTAGTCGTAGACATTGCACCAGCATTTACAAGTGGCGATAGAGGTTTATCTTTGTGTAGTTCTAGAGCCGTTACAGAATTAAATGGAAGTCCAGTTGGACTATCTCCTATTTTTTTTCTTACAACCTCTGTCCCTGATTGCTCCATTGCAAGAGCTAAAGTACATACTTTGGAAATAGATTCTATTGCAAACCTATAATCTACGTCTCCAACAGTTATCTTATACCCCTCTGGAGTTACTATTGCAAGACCGCAAAGATCTGATGGAACTTTTGCCAAATATGGAATATAACTTGCATTTGCTCCACCTTCAAATTTTGAATATTTATCATAAGCTTCCTGAGCTACTTTTTTTATAATTTCTATATCCATGTTTCCTCCCTTTACAGATTCAACACAACTTTTATCTTATTTTAAGATTTTGATGATTCTTCATCTGTTTTTTCAGATTTTGCTTTCATCTCTTTTTCTTTTCTTTTTTTCTCAAAATGTTCTTCAACAAGTTCAATCATATGCCTGCTGGAATGATTTTGAAGTCCTGGATGTGTATTTTCCAACTGCCATGTAAATGGAGCAAACTCTGCATCTTCATCTTTCCAGTGATCTTTTTTATTATGATAAATAATAAATGGTATAGCACAGAAAATAATCATAAGAACTATTAGGAGTCCAACATACATCTGTGGACTTCCAACTTTTATCTGATCAGGCGGAATAAAACTAAATATCAATGCTATTGAAGAACCTGCAAATCCTGCACCACCTATTATCCACATTCCTAGATTTCCACCTGGTACTTTATATGCACGAGGTCTATTTGGCTGACTGTAACGTAGATATATTCCTGCTGCAAACATCAATAGATACATAAGTAGATAAAGAATTGTTGTTAACTGACTCATAATCTGATAAGCAGCCTGAACTGATGGAAGTATTACAAAGGTTGCTGACAAAACAGTAACTATAATACCTTGCAATAATAAAATATGACTTGCAATACCATTTTTATTTGTATAATGCCACCATCTTGGTAAATATCCTGCTTTTCCTATTGTAAGCATACCTGCTGAAGGTCCTGCTACCCAGGTTACTATTCCAGCCAATACCCCTATTGCAAGAGCTATTGCTATAATTGGTGCAAGCCAGCTTAAACCTGCCCATTCAAACATCTTATAATATGTAATTAGCAGACTTTGTGTAAGATTGATATCTTTTTGAGGTATTACAAATGCAATTGCAAGAGTTCCAAAAACAAATATTGCCACTGTACCAACAGCTGCAATCATTATTGCTAATGGATATGTTTTAGATGAATTTTCAACATCTTTGACGTGAATTGCATTCATTTCCATTCCCGCATAGAATAAGAAAATACTTGCAGCAAGTACTATATTATTAAAATCAGTAAAGTCTGGAATTATCTTTGAAAAATCTACACTTATCTGTGGAGTTTCACCTGAAAATACATATGCAAATCCCAAAATTACCAATACAATAGCTGGAATTATTGTTCCTATAATTCCTCCCCATTTAGCAACTTTTGAGAATGTTTTTAATCCCTTTGAAGCTATATATGTGGCTATCCAGTAAATTATCAACACTACAATTAAGACAAACATCTTATTTGCTGATAGAGTTCCAGCTACTTGTTCATTTGGATCTATAAATGCCAATGACACAGCTCCAAATGTAAGTGCTGTTGGAAACCATATTGTAACTTCTGCCCAAAGTAAAAACATAGCCAAGAAAGCTAATTTAGGACCAAAAGCTTCTCCAACCCATCTGAAAACTCCTCCTTTTTCTGGCCAACCAGTTGCAAGTTCTGCAGCTACAAGTGAAACTGGTATTAAGAAAAAGATAGCAGCAAAAATATAATAAAATATTGAACTCATTCCATATTCTGCTTCTGCAGGAAGTCCACGTAGACTTACAACTGCAACTATATTCATCATAATCAGAGCACCTATGGTGAGTTTGGAACCTTTACTATTTTCCTTAGGATTAGTAGTAACTACTTTTTTTTCATCACTCATTTTTATATCCCTCCAACAAATTAAAATTCAAATATGAACTCAAATGCTGATAGAGTTATTTACATTATAGAATTATTTACCATTATGATTAAATGATCCAGCTTCTTTTTCACTAAGATTATCCAATACACGATGAGTTTTGAAGAATTCCAATGTTCTCTTCATATCTTCTATCAATAGCTCTGCTAAATCAAGTCCAACTCCTCTACGAACTAATATTCTCTGAATAACTATTTCCTGAGCATTAGCTGGTAATGAATATGCTGGAACCTGCCATCCTCTACTTCTTAATTTATCAGCAAAGTCGTAGAGATTGAAGTTTACTTCTGCACCTTCTTTTAATTTCCAACATAATGCAGGAATTCCTTTCTTCTCATCTCCATCATAGATGACCTCAAATATACCCATCTTACCTATCTCTTTTGCCAAATATTGAGCTGTTTTGTAACAATTCATATGAATCTTCCTATATCCTTCTTCTCCAAGTCTTAAGAAATTATAGTACTGAGCTATTATCTGTCCAGCTGGTCTTGAGAAGTTTAATTGGAATACAGGCATATCTCCACCTAAATAGTTAACATGGAATATAAGTCTTTCAGGTAAATCACTCTTATCTCTCCATAAAACCCATCCACAACCAAGAGGTGCCAATCCAAATTTATGTCCTGAAGTACTTATTGATTTAACTCTTGGATTTTTAAAGTCCCAATTTACTTCAGGTGCACAGAATGGTGCTAAAAATCCACCAGAAGCACCATCTACATGAAGATCCACAGTTAATCCAGTATCTTCTTCCAACTTATCCAAAGCTTTGATAAGTTCATCTACTGGCTCGTACATACTTGTAAAAGTAAGTCCTAATGTAGTTACAACTCCTATTGTATTCTCATCGATGTACTCTAACATACTCTTGGCATCCATATAAAATCTGTCTTTTTCCATTGGAACCTGTCTCAATTCAATATCCCAATATCTGGCAAATTTTTCCCAGCACACTTGAACTGGTCCACAAACTAAGTTTGGTTTTCTGTAATCTTTTCCCTCTTTTTCTCTTTTTTCTCTCCAACGATAATACATTGCTAAACCACCGAGCATACAAGCTTCTGAAGAACCAACTGTAGATGTTCCAATTGCTTTATCTACATCTGGGGCATGCCATAGATTTGCAAGAATATTTACGCATCTTCCTTCTAATGCTGCTGTCTGAGGATATTCATCTTTATCTATCATATTTTTATTTATTGATAGATCCATTAGTTTTCTAACTTCCTCATCTTCATAAGTTTGACAAAAAGTGGCTAAGTTTTGTCTAGCATTACCATCTAGGAATAGTTCATCTCTAATTAGCTCAAAAGCTACTTTTGGATCTAATTCCTTTTTAGGTATCTGCTTACGGGGTAACATTTGAACTGCTTCAGAACTGGCAAAAATACTGTCCACACAACTATTTTTCTTTTCAAAAACGCTCATATTCATACCTCCTACAAGAATTATTAGACACATAACTCTCACTATTATGTCATTAATATTATACACCTCATTTCATAAAAATGTAAATAATAAAAATAAAATATTTGCATTTAAATTATTAAATGAAAACATTTTTTTATCAAAAGAGCCAATTTTTGCCTTTTACATTATTTATAGTTCATTTATAAAAAAACTGGTCTCCTATTGTGGAAACCAGTTTAAAATAAACTTATTAAATTCTGTACATACTATGTAATATTATTCTCTACAAATTCCTTGTTCTTTAGCTAGTTTTTCGACTGCTTGAGCCACTGCTTCAGATACTCTAGGGTCAAATGCATCTGGAATAATATATTCTTTTGTTAATTCTTCTTCTTTTAATAATCCTGCAAGTCCATGAGCTGCTGCAAGTTTCATCTCTTCAGTTATTTTCTTAGCTTTTGCTCTTAGTGCTCCTTTAAATAATCCAGGGAATACTAATACGTTGTTGATTTGGTTTGGATAGTCTGATCTTCCAGTTCCAACTATTGTAGCTCCTGCTTCTAAAGCATCCTCAGGCATGATCTCAGGTGTTGGGTTAGCCATAGCAAATACTATTGCATTACGATTCATAGTTTTTACCATCTCTTTTGAAAGTACATTTGGTGCAGAAACTCCTACAAATACGTCTGCTCCTACTATAGCCTCTTTTAATCCACCTTTCATATCAGTTTCATTTGTAATTTCAGCTAATTCTTTTTTAGAAAAGTCATATTTTTCCTTTTCTGATCTTCTTAAAATTCCATGTCTATCAACTGCAATTACATTTTTTACACCTAAGCTTAATAATAGTTTTATTATAGAGCTTCCTGCTGCTCCGGCTCCATTTACAACTACTTTGATATCTTCAACTTTTTTATTTACTACTTTAAGTGCATTGATAAGTCCTGCTACAACAACAATAGCTGTTCCATGTTGGTCATCATGGAATACAGGTATATCAAGTTCCTCTTTAAGTCTTCTTTCTATCTCAATACATCTAGGTGCAGAGATATCTTCAAGGTTGATTCCACCTAATCCTGGTGCTAATAACTTAACTGTTCTTATGATCTCTTCAGGATCTTTAGTATCTAAGCAGATTGGAAATGCATCTACTCCACCAAATTCTTTAAATAATACACATTTTCCTTCCATTACTGGTAATGCTGCTTCAGGACCAATATCTCCAAGTCCTAATACTGCAGTTCCATCAGTTATTACAGCTACTATATGTCCTTTAGCTGTATATTTATAAACATCATTTTTATTTGCAGCTATTTTTCTACAAGGTTCTGCAACACCTGGTGAATAAGCAAGACTTAAATCCTCTCTATTATTTACCTCAACTTTAGAGATAACAGATATTTTTCCTTGTTTTTTTTCGTGAAGCTCTAGAGCTTTTTCATATACGTTTAACATTTCCATCCTCCAATTTTTCTCTTTATATTTAAAATTAAAAAAATTACTATTTTCCTTTATAACTCATTATATTACTTTTTTTGAAATAAGTAAAGTAAAAAATGTATTATTTTAGAATAAATATACCGATATAGTACATTAATTTTAACTGAGGTATCTTTTGAAAAAATATTTTTAATTAATAGGATATAATCCCGCTTCCTAAAACAAATCCATCTTCATATATTACTAGATGTTGTCCAGGAGCAGTGTGTTTATTTCCCTCTAAATATTTGAAATACACCTCTCCATCTCTTTTTTCAATAGTTCCTAAAGCACCTGTACTTGAAAATCTTGGTCTTCCTAAAAGAACTTTATTTTGAAGTTCATTTAAAGAAACTGCCTCTTTATATTCTAAAAGTTTTACTTCCTTTACTGTTAAATCCTCATATTCTCCCAAAACAATCTCATTTTTTTCAGGATTTATTTTTATAATAAAATATGGTCTTGATTTTTTAAGGTTAAGTCCTCTTCTCTGTCCTAAAGTATAAAGCTGATACCCTTCATGTTGCCCTAAGATTACGCCATTTTTATCTACAAAGTTTCCTTTTACTATTTTACTGTCCAAATTCTTTTTCAAAAATTCCAGATATCCCTCTTTTGCAAAACATATACCCTGACTATCCTTCTTTTCAGCAACTTCTAGCTTAGCCTCTTTTGCAATCTCTCTTATTTCAGATTTGGTATATCTTTCAAGTGGGAATAAAAGTCTTTGAAGTTTTTCTGTATCCAGTCTGCTCAACATATAACTTTGATCTTTTTTTACGTCCTTAGCAACTTTTAAAAGATATTTTTTATACTTACTATTATATTCAACTGAGCAGTAATGACCTGTTGCAACATAGTATGCTCCATATCTATCTGCCATATCAAAGAGGATTTTATACTTAACTCTTTCGTCACAAATAACACATGGTGATGGAGTGATTCCCTTTGAATATCCATCTATGAAAGGATTGATTACTTCATGCTCAAATATCTCTGCAATATCAACTTCAATATGTTTAATACCTATAAAATCAGCTACCCTTTTCGCAGCCTCTACCTCTTTTTCAAGGTCAGAATTTCTTTTATGATTAAGAGTGACACCTAAAACCTCATACCCTGCTTTCTTCAACAAATAAGCTGATACAGAGGAATCAACTCCTCCACTCATTCCAATTACTACTTTCTTTTTATCCATATTATCCTCTTATTTTTTTATATGAATCTCTCCTATATCAAAATATCTTATCTCTTCTCCACAATTTACTTCTAATCTTCCATCATTTTCTATTTTTCCTGCAACTCCACGACCAATACTTATATTGTCTTTCCCTATCTCTATCTCTTTACCATAAAGATAATTATATCTATTTATCTCTCTATTTATAGTTTCCCAGTTATAATCTTCCATTATCATTTTAAATTCATTTATTATGCAGTAGATTATATCCTTTATAATATAATTTTTTCCACTCTTTAGAGATATTGATGTAGCTTTATCATTTGCATATCCAAAATCAGTGTTATTGATATTTATACCAATTCCAATTACAAACCAGTTATCTACTTTTTCAACAAGTATCCCACAAAGTTTCTTATCATCAAGATATATATCATTAGTCCATTTGAATTTATATTCTAAAGGCTCTATCTTACGAAGTCCTTTTAAAACAGCTATTCCCACTGTAAGTGGAAGTCTTGTATACTCTTTTTCATCTAAACTATCCCCATTAAAAGCAAAAGAAAAAAGTGCCATTCCTCTATTTGATACCCAATGATTTCCTCTTCTTCCAACTCCTGCACTCTGTGTATCTGCTATAACACAGTCATAATTTTCTTTATTTTCCAAATCTTTTAAATATCTATTTGTAGAGTCAATCTCTTCAAATTTAAATACTCTCATTCCTTCGCTCCTAAATAAAAAAGTTGAAAACAACCCTCACGAGTCATTCTCAACTTATTTTATCATAAATGAATTATTTTTTTAACAAAAATTTTCATACTACATATATCTTACAAAAAGATATATTGTAGCTACTAGAAGTGTTTCAAATGCAATAAGTCCACCAAATTTGAAGAACTTAAAGAAGTCAATTTTACATCCTGCTTTTGCTGCAGCTCCAACTGCAACTACGTTTGTAGCAGAACTTAGAATTGTGATATTTCCTCCTAGACATGATCCAAATGAAAGTGCCCACCAAAATGCCTGTGTATTTCCTATATGAGTAAAAGATGGTACCATTACAGCTAGGATTTTTGACATTGTTGCAGCATTTGCAACGTTTCCTATTATCGATGTAAATACAGCTGATATCCAAGTTACTGCAATAACAGCCATATCAAATTTACCTGTTGTAAGAGATATTAATTTATCTCCAATCATTGTAATAATATGAAGGTTTTCTATTCCTCTAATCATCATAAATAATCCTATAAAGAAGAATAAAGTTTCCCATTCAACATTTTCAAATACTTCTTTTGGTTTTCTTTTTGCAAGTATTACCAATATTACAGCTCCTGAAAGTGCTATAATAGCAAGTCCTTTATTTATAAAGTTGTTAAGAACAAATCCAACTAAAACTAAAATAAAGATTACTGCTGCTTCTTTTAAAAGTTTTGGCTCCTTCAAACTTCTTGAAGAATCCAATTCCATGATTCTAGCTTTTAATTCATTTGATACCACCATGTGTCTTCCATAGATTAAGTATACATTTGTAATTAAAATAATCATAGAAATAATACCTATTGGAGCAGTATTCATTAGGAAATCGTTAAATCCTAAATGTCCTTCTGCACCGATGATCAATTGTGTTGGGTCACCAATCAATGTAGCAACTCCACCAATGTTAGCTGACATTACTTCAGTTATAACAAATGGGAATGGATCAAGTTTCAACTGTTTTGCAAGTAAGATTGAAACTGGAGCCATCAACAATATTGTTGTAACGTTATCAAGAAATGCAGAACATAGTGCTGTTACAATTGCTAAAAGAACAACCAATCTGAAAGGTTCTCCTCTTACAAGCTGTGCAACTTTGATAGCGAACCATTGGAATACCCCTGTTTCTGAAATCATGTGAACAATTATCATCATACCAATTAAAAGAAATAAAATTTCCAATCTTTCAGAGACAGCTTCTAACGCATCCTCTTCATTGATTATACCAATCAGTGCCATTATCAAACCACCAATCATTGTTGCCCAAGCTGATGGAATTTTTTCCGTAATCATTAAATAGAATACAGAAACAAACACTATCAATCCAATTATTATATATAACATTCCGTTTTATCCTCCTTAGTTATCTACCCCACTATTCAAATAAAAAGAACTATTATATGTGTAGTACCTTTTTGATGATATCTGATCTTTTTATCATTCCATAATATTTTCCATCATCATCAACTACATAAAGTCTTGTAATTCCTTTATTTACCATAATAAAGCAGATTTCCATAATTGGAGCTTTTTTATCTATTACAATATCCTTTGAAACTCTATACAAATCTTTTATTGTTACTTTTGATTCATTAACTAGATACTCTTCAAATGGTTCTCCAACTGTTAAAAAGTTCAAATCTTTCATTAGAGAAAGGTAATCTGGCATACCATATGCTATCAATTCTCTCTCTGTAATTTCTCCTAAAAAAGTCCCGTTTCCATCAACAACTGGAAGACCACTTGTTTCTTCAAGAATAAGTCTTTTAGCTATCTCTTCAAGTGTGTTTTCTGGTGTTGCTGGTTTTACATCTGGACTTAACACATCTTCAGCAACTATTTTATGATCAAATTCAATATCTGCTTCTTGAATATACTCGATAACCTTTTTAGGGTTTCTCTCTTTCTTAATCTTTTCAAGAAGCTCTTTCTTTCTAAGTGCTAATTTTGATACAGCACTCATTACTTTTAAGATATTTTTATTTTTCAATACATCTGAAATAATTAAAAATATCAAAGTAACCTGATCAGTTAGATGTGTTGCTGCAATACCTCCTTCAACGGGCTTGTCTAGCAGACCAATTGCAACAATAAAATCGTTAAGATTTTCAATTCTTGCGTGTGGTATTGCTATTCCACTCCCTATACCTGTTGGAATTTCTCTCTCTCTTCTTATTACCGCATCCTGAATAAGTTGCTTTGACGCATTTACTTTCTTATCCTTTTCTGCAATCCTATCAACCATCTCTACTATTATCTCTTCTGGATTCTCTCCTTTTAAATCGGTAAAGATAAATTGTGGATCTAAGTAACTAGAAAATTTCATAACTTCCACTCTCCTTATTAAATATTTATAAAATTTAAAAAATTAAAAACATGCTGCTTCCCCACTATATATACTATTTAAAAACACAAAGAAAATAATAAAATCCTTTATTATTTCATTACTGTTCTTAACTGAACATAGTATACTCCTAATACGGAAAAAATACAATTTATTTTTTTAAAAAAACGGGATAATTTATCCTAATCATCATTTGCATAAATTATCCCTGTTTTATTTATAATTTTGTTATATTATACAACGTATTTCGTTATATAATCTTAGGCAGAATCGCCATTCCGTAAACAGGACCTGAATGTGAACCAATTGTAGCACCAATTTCAAATCTTCCTTTGTAATCCACTCTTGTGTTTCCAATATTTTGATTTCTCATTTCATCAGCACTTGCTAATTCTTTTGGAGTTCCACCCCATCCTGTATATAGAAGAATACTGTTTTTCTTGCTTGCATTTTTTATAAGTCTTTCTAAATATGACGCAGCACCTGACTCTCCTATTGCTTTTCCTTGAACAGCAAGTTCTCCATCGTCCATTTTTATAATAGGCTTAACTTTTAAGAAGCCTCCAATTACTGAAGACGCTCTTCCTATTCTACCACCTTTTTCAAGATATTCCAACTCATTAACTACGAAATATAGTTTAATCTTATCTTGAATTTGATATATTCTGCTTAATATCTCTTCAACAGTTGCATTTTTCTTTGCCATTTTAGCAGCTTCTAAAGCTTGGTATCCAAGAGCCATTGTTACTTGTTTTGAGTCAACAATTGTAATGTTATCTCCCTTATCAATCATACCTTTAGCAACTCTTGCAGCTTGTTGAGTTCCACTCAATTTACTTGAAATATGGATAGATATAATTTTCTTATATCCCTGTTTAAATAATTTTTCATATAATGCTTTAAACTCAGCAGGAGAGGGTTGAGATGTTTTTGGAAGTATTCTATCATTAAGTATTCTCTTCCAGAACTCTTTTCTATTAAGTTCCACTCCCTCTTTATAGTAATTGTCTCCAAGTTTAATCTTAAGAGGTATTATTGAGATATTAAGATCTCCTATAAATTCCTCTGTTAAGTCTGAAGTTGAATCTGTTACAATTGCAATTTCAGGTAACTCAGGATCTCTGTTTTCTATATATAAATAGTATGGATAGTTATCCTGTCCAGTTAGAAGCTCCTCTTTCATAATGCTGCTTACCCCTCTTACAAGTGAAGTAGCTCCATCATCTGCATCTTTACCAATAGCAGCAACTACATTTATAGATTTATCAGTTATATATTTTGCAACTATAGCTTTCATAAGATCTGCAAGAGATGTATCTTTAGCTTTAATTGCACCATTTATAAGAGCAATAAACTCTCCATTTTTTATAACTATATCGTCAACTTTAGTGTCTCTTACAGCTTTTGTGATTTCAACAGATGTATTGAATTTTAGATTTTCAAGAACAGTTTCAAATTTTTCCATTTTATTTTTTACTATATAGTATCCTTCAAGCATACTCTTTGTTTCAACTACTAATACTTCCTTATTTGATCTTTGTGCAGCAAGTTTAGCAGTTGCAATTATGTTCTTGTTATTTGGAAGAAGTATAATCT harbors:
- a CDS encoding tRNA1(Val) (adenine(37)-N6)-methyltransferase; the encoded protein is MINEQNNETIIDLLNKNMKIIQRTDHFAFCIDSLLISEFASLTRNTNRIADLGTGNGVIPLFLSKRTKAKIYGVEIQPISSDLATRNVKLNNLENQIEIINDDMKNWKAHFRPNSMDLVVSNPPFFKFSGEKKQLNNLNQLTLARHEISINLDSLVETASKLLKDKGYFTLVHRVDRLMDILDTFKKYDIEPKRIQFCYSKLGKEGKILLIEGVKYGNPGLRVLPPLITHDDNGNYSATVLEMFK
- a CDS encoding threonine/serine exporter family protein, which translates into the protein MGNLENKILNLANKAGKIALENGAETYRVETIISQICKRYNLSCQCFVSITGIITSVKNEQGETFSSVERITARTINLNKVHMLNDIVRNLETYTFDELVWAIDDVLVNRRYSKILNCLAYCFGAFSFAFLFNGGLHDAIIASIGGGLIFIISDFATKVQSNSFFLNTLGGFLCTLTSYLGVRLGFTKTVSLSTIGTIMLLVPGIALTNAIRDLAAGDLLSGISRAVEAFLVGAALACGTGFALYLIYF
- a CDS encoding threonine/serine exporter family protein, with amino-acid sequence METNTIIQILAAVGSTFAFGIIYNLKGKKLIFASIGGGIGWAVYVFFKSHGNSNPGSFLFAAMAITIFSEISARVLKTPVTSTLIASLIPLVPGSGVYFTMSYFVQGYTEMAISKGIETLLITVAITVGIVMISAFSQIYYKIKKYDLKKQAQLKKQKFKNKLYK
- the glsA gene encoding glutaminase A, with product MDIEIIKKVAQEAYDKYSKFEGGANASYIPYLAKVPSDLCGLAIVTPEGYKITVGDVDYRFAIESISKVCTLALAMEQSGTEVVRKKIGDSPTGLPFNSVTALELHKDKPLSPLVNAGAMSTTSIIKASSKEDRWNQILEYQRKLMSKDVALSDEVNQSEQITNFHNRAIAWLLYSAGNMYSDPMDACEVYTRQCSTLVSAIELATLAGTLANGGINPVTKEKVISKENVPKILAEMMMEGLYDGSGDWAYTVGLPGKSGVGGGLLAVVPGVAGIAAFSPPLDKAGNSVRSQKMIKYVANKLKFNIFIKC
- the gadC gene encoding putative glutamine/gamma-aminobutyrate antiporter GadC; translated protein: MSDEKKVVTTNPKENSKGSKLTIGALIMMNIVAVVSLRGLPAEAEYGMSSIFYYIFAAIFFLIPVSLVAAELATGWPEKGGVFRWVGEAFGPKLAFLAMFLLWAEVTIWFPTALTFGAVSLAFIDPNEQVAGTLSANKMFVLIVVLIIYWIATYIASKGLKTFSKVAKWGGIIGTIIPAIVLVILGFAYVFSGETPQISVDFSKIIPDFTDFNNIVLAASIFLFYAGMEMNAIHVKDVENSSKTYPLAIMIAAVGTVAIFVFGTLAIAFVIPQKDINLTQSLLITYYKMFEWAGLSWLAPIIAIALAIGVLAGIVTWVAGPSAGMLTIGKAGYLPRWWHYTNKNGIASHILLLQGIIVTVLSATFVILPSVQAAYQIMSQLTTILYLLMYLLMFAAGIYLRYSQPNRPRAYKVPGGNLGMWIIGGAGFAGSSIALIFSFIPPDQIKVGSPQMYVGLLIVLMIIFCAIPFIIYHNKKDHWKDEDAEFAPFTWQLENTHPGLQNHSSRHMIELVEEHFEKKRKEKEMKAKSEKTDEESSKS
- a CDS encoding glutamate decarboxylase, with the protein product MSVFEKKNSCVDSIFASSEAVQMLPRKQIPKKELDPKVAFELIRDELFLDGNARQNLATFCQTYEDEEVRKLMDLSINKNMIDKDEYPQTAALEGRCVNILANLWHAPDVDKAIGTSTVGSSEACMLGGLAMYYRWREKREKEGKDYRKPNLVCGPVQVCWEKFARYWDIELRQVPMEKDRFYMDAKSMLEYIDENTIGVVTTLGLTFTSMYEPVDELIKALDKLEEDTGLTVDLHVDGASGGFLAPFCAPEVNWDFKNPRVKSISTSGHKFGLAPLGCGWVLWRDKSDLPERLIFHVNYLGGDMPVFQLNFSRPAGQIIAQYYNFLRLGEEGYRKIHMNCYKTAQYLAKEIGKMGIFEVIYDGDEKKGIPALCWKLKEGAEVNFNLYDFADKLRSRGWQVPAYSLPANAQEIVIQRILVRRGVGLDLAELLIEDMKRTLEFFKTHRVLDNLSEKEAGSFNHNGK